From one Orcinus orca chromosome 10, mOrcOrc1.1, whole genome shotgun sequence genomic stretch:
- the LOC101272190 gene encoding LOW QUALITY PROTEIN: POM121-like protein 2 (The sequence of the model RefSeq protein was modified relative to this genomic sequence to represent the inferred CDS: inserted 3 bases in 2 codons; deleted 6 bases in 5 codons; substituted 2 bases at 2 genomic stop codons) — MGTYVGKLGLWLSPPAGGRTDLSDRPLNRRPAQPLHQVPRVQHVHRAHPAPRHRPARSLPNWDPTSPNACVVNEAWRPFPMNRSRNSIMGPLPSDWWESYFKGSIWSLRHLRATWSPVTRRRAPRERTAPPSTAPAEVTNSAGVSPSEKXPDPCAKETVLRALRECKKGKVRWEELLVPESLDSKRRIPETRPSAFKPLTKNGVLTSFVPRPGPLKRNLDCWGSDHSXNNRPSCSSMDSLASTHTGGPLGSQRNAITSSYSSSRDFSEPWKSIPSTXLQVPEWPIKRKEHWHPSHSPVPLVSDESPETSGSSGQQNQVPLLLSSPGSLLSLTLPPQLGYAVPKDLALGKKAGLQRSNKAREDTTEVTTDSVPDTWSAIQPPLSQGTDPQLESLHKMQESPSPLAFPQPTGEAISVAHSPLKTASLLASHGCSQSEPLSGTSSDSKPTTTFILLTLVSPTAPVTETTWPLQPLRLPYPETPLPLPAAPTTQSTVFGLMSSPAPHIPASAPPVATSAERMSKPIMGLPANSETGGSSYSRISSTAAASSPPGISSPTFKPIFGSIRPLKTMPVRAPFSFKQTTPPPTPASTRLFHGLVKATSVVMSTTPASTSKGSFKPPLEFGVVNVTSTMGCTCSSPSTCPPFPLGAACAFRASFSPDAGFTFPLCQRPTIRTVHTVTVFSQVLPSAVQISPTRSTADFSAVGGPPAASALVTTSQPALSSRISSSKSAFTIPLESSSRPPSPLTLGATPQPAFGAAYVQKQEAPQPALGPSFCSSPIFGNSTVASSTPTPTPAQPSFSGTTQSTSGGLAPPASTFHIPASFRPAFDSTPVGSLLXSNTNGLGVVTPSHQTGACGSVFGSTSPRPFDFGGLVSPVDCEETGLSVTAPDASSSSGALSPGAVPSGSTNTITPLGKGWGPGSQGWTSQGTPLALGKASISARETMFGDTMAPFAQSTPVTGSVKAGSSLGFGMPSPPPQGSVGRRSFRPSAPSFSIGEKSKTPQNREQGHSRRHHAHKK; from the exons ATGGGCACTTACGTGGGCAAGCTGGGACTCTGGCTGTCACCCCCAGCAGGGGGGCGCACAGACTTGTCGGACAGGCCCTTGAACCGCAGGCCAGCTCAGCCCCTTCATCAGGTCCCCCGGGTTCAGCACGTCCATCGTGCCCACCCTGCCCCTCGGCACAGACCTGCGAGGAGCCTGCCGAACTGGGATCCTACCAGTCCCAACGCGTGCGTGGTCAATGAGGCTTGGAGGCCCTTTCCCATGAACAGGTCCCGGAATTCCATCATGGGGCCTCTTCCCTCAGACTGGTGGGAAAGTTACTTCAAG GGGAGTATCTGGTCTCTTCGGCACCTCAGGGCAACATGGAGCCCGGTGACCAGGAGGCGCGCTCCTCGTGAGCGCACAGCGCCCCCCTCCACTGCCCCAGCAGAGGTAACGAACTCTGCAGGGGTCTCACCTTCTGAGA CCCCAGACCCATGTGCGAAGGAGACAGTGCTGAGGGCTCTCAGAGAGTGCAAGAAGGGGAAAGTGAGATGGGAAGAACTACTTGTTCCA GAGAGCTTGGACAGTAAGAGAAGGATTCCAGAGACCAGACCATCTGCGTTTAAGCCTCTGACGAAAAACGGAGTCCTCACTTCTTTTGTGCCGAGGCCTGGGCCTCTGAAGAGAAACCTCGACTGCTGGGGCTCAGATCACAGCTAGAAtaacaggcccagctgctcctccaTGGACTCCTTGGCCAGCACACATACAGGTGGCCCCCTTGGCTCCCAAAGAAATGCTATTACAAGCTCTTACAGCTCTTCTAGAGATTTCTCTGAGCCTTGGAAGAGTATTCCCAGTACATAACTCCAGGTACCGGAGTGgccaataaaaaggaaagaacattgG CATCCGTCTCACTCTCCAGTCCCACTGGTATCAGATGAGTCCCCAGAAACATCTGGCAGCTCTGGGCAACAAAATCAGGTTCCCCTGCTTCTGTCAAGCCCCGGGAGCCTGCTGTCCCTGACTCTGCCTCCTCAGCTGGGTTATGCAGTCCCTAAAGACCTGGCCTTAGGGAAGAAAGCTGGCCTCCAACGGAGCAACAAAGCCAGAGAAGATACGACTGAGGTCACCACAGACTCTGTCCCTGACACTTGGTCTGCTATTCAGCCTCCCCTGTCCCAGGGCACTGATCCTCAGCTGGAAAGCTTACATAAAATGCAGGAGTCTCCAAGTCCACTGGCCTTCCCACAACCTACCGGAGAGGCAATCAGTGTGGCCCACTCGCCTCTGAAGACAGCGAGCCTGCTGGCCTCACATGGGTGCTCCCAGTCAGAGCCCCTTTCAGGCACCTCTTCAGACTCAAAACCCACCACTACTTTCATCCTTCTGACCCTTGTTTCTCCCACAGCACCAGTCACTGAGACCACGTGGCCACTTCAGCCTCTCAGGCTGCCATACCCCGAGACTCCCCTGCCATTA CCTGCAGCACCCACTACGCAAAGCACTGTGTTTGGATTGATGAGCAGCCCAGCCCCCCATATTCCTGCATCTGCACCTCCTGTTGCAACTTCTGCTGAGCGCATGTCAAAACCCATCATGGGGCTCCCAGCCAATAGTGAGACAGGAGGCTCCTCATATTCCAGAATTTCAAGCACAGCTGCAGCATCTTCACCTCCAGGTATCTCAAGTCCCACCTTCAAGCCTATCTTTGGCAGCATAAGACCACTTAAAACTATGCCCGTGAGAGCTCCTTTCTCTTTCAAGCAGACCACTCCTCCACCTACTCCTGCTTCTACCCGTCTCTTCCATGGCCTGGTCAAGGCTACCTCTGTAGTCATGTCCACCACCCCAGCCAGCACATCCAAAGGCTCCTTTAAGCCGCCTTTGGAATTTGGTGTAGTGAATGTTACCAGTACCATGGGCTGCACTTGCTCCAGCCCTTCCACTTGCCCCCCTTTTCCTCTCGGGGCTGCCTGTGCCTTCAGGGCCAGCTTCTCCCCAGATGCAGGCTTCACTTTCCCACTGTGCCAGCGTCCAACCATTCGTACTGTGCACACAGTCACCGTCTTTAGCCAGGTTCTTCCCAGTGCTGTCCAGATATCCCCTACCAGGAGCACTGCCGATTTTAGCGCTGTGGGTGGCCCTCCGGCAGCTTCAGCCCTAGTAACCACCAGCCAGCCTGCATTGTCATCCAGGATCTCCAGTTCGAAGTCAGCATTCACAATTCCCTTGGAGTCAAGCTCAAGGCCACCTTCCCCACTAACCCTGGGAGCCACTCCCCAACCTGCATTTGGGGCTGCATATGTGCAGAAGCAAGAAGCCCCCCAACCAGCCCTTGGCCCAAGCTTCTGTAGCTCTCCCATTTTTGGAAACTCAACAGTGGCCTCCTCAACCCCAACACCGACCCCAGCCCAGCCATCCTTCAGCGGTACCACGCAGTCAACCTCTGGGGGTTTGGCACCACCAGCCTCCACCTTTCACATCCCTGCCAGCTTCCGGCCGGCCTTTGACAGCACTCCAGTAGGTTCCCTTTT GTCTAATACGAATGGTTTGGGAGTTGTCACCCCAAGCCATCAGACTGGGGCTTGTGGCTCAGTGTTTGGCAGCACATCCCCACGACCATTTGACTTTGGGGGATTAGTGAGCCCCGTGGACTGTGAGGAGACTGGGCTCAGCGTCACTGCCCCAGACGCGAGCTCCAGCTCCGGAGCACTCAGCCCTGGAGCAGTGCCGAGTGGGAGCACTAACACCATCACACCCTTGGGGAAAGGCTGGGGCCCAGGCAGCCAGGGCTGGACCAGCCAGGGCACACCTTTGGCCCTGGGGAAGGCCAGCATTTCTGCAAGAGAAACTATGTTTGGGGACACC ATGGCCCCCTTTGCTCAGAGCACCCCTGTCACTGGATCAGTTAAGGCAGGCAGCAGCCTTGGCTTTGGGATGCCCTCTCCACCGCCCCAGGGGTCTGTTGGGAGAAGATCTTTCAGACCGTCAGCCCCTTCGTTTTCCATTGGTGAAAAATCAAAAACCCCACAGAATAGGGAGCAAGGGCATTCCCGAAGGCATCATGCCCACAAGAAATAA